A stretch of Dyella sp. BiH032 DNA encodes these proteins:
- the apaG gene encoding Co2+/Mg2+ efflux protein ApaG, whose translation MTEKSPYTIDVQVETRFVPDQSKPGDNRYVFAYTVTLHNRGDVPARLIARHWVITDANGKVEEVHGEGVVGEQPWMRPGDDYEYTSGAVLETAVGIMQGSYQMLADDGTHFEAPIPPFTLSIPRTLH comes from the coding sequence ATGACCGAGAAATCCCCCTACACGATCGACGTGCAGGTCGAAACACGCTTCGTCCCCGACCAGTCCAAGCCCGGTGACAACCGCTACGTCTTCGCCTATACCGTTACGCTCCACAACCGGGGCGACGTGCCCGCGCGCCTGATCGCGCGGCACTGGGTGATCACCGACGCCAACGGCAAGGTGGAGGAAGTACATGGCGAGGGCGTGGTCGGCGAACAGCCATGGATGCGCCCCGGGGACGATTACGAATACACCTCGGGGGCAGTGCTGGAGACCGCCGTGGGCATCATGCAGGGGAGCTATCAGATGCTTGCCGACGACGGCACGCATTTCGAGGCCCCGATCCCTCCCTTCACCCTGTCCATTCCGCGTACCCTGCACTGA
- a CDS encoding symmetrical bis(5'-nucleosyl)-tetraphosphatase yields MATYAIGDVQGCHPELHRLLDKLRFDPASDRLWFCGDLVNRGGQSLETLRLIHSLRDNVVLTLGNHDLSLLAIAQRRPEAQSKVNPELREVLFADDAPVLFEWLRSQKLLHVDETLGWTMVHAGLAPVWTLRQAMRSAQEVERELSGPRHARILKNLFGNRPAAWSSRLQGIERLRASINTLTRMRYCDIHGRIDFESKGVPGTQKPGMYPWFEVPGMKRRETRIVCGHWSALGRFAGLGIYAIDTGCVWGGKLTALRLDSEEPEYITVDAEPYRTRVPGGD; encoded by the coding sequence ATGGCTACCTATGCGATCGGCGACGTGCAGGGCTGCCATCCCGAACTGCACCGTCTGCTCGACAAGCTTCGCTTCGATCCGGCCAGCGACCGGCTATGGTTCTGCGGGGACCTGGTGAACCGCGGCGGCCAGTCGCTGGAGACGCTGCGACTCATCCATAGTCTGCGCGACAACGTCGTGCTCACGCTCGGCAACCACGACCTCAGCCTGCTGGCCATCGCCCAGCGCCGGCCCGAGGCGCAGTCGAAGGTGAACCCGGAGCTGCGCGAAGTGCTGTTCGCGGACGATGCGCCGGTACTGTTCGAATGGCTGCGCTCGCAGAAGCTGCTGCATGTGGACGAGACGCTGGGCTGGACCATGGTGCACGCGGGGCTCGCCCCCGTGTGGACCCTGCGGCAAGCGATGCGCTCCGCCCAGGAGGTCGAACGTGAGCTCTCCGGCCCGCGGCACGCGCGCATCCTGAAGAACCTGTTCGGCAATCGGCCAGCGGCCTGGTCGAGCCGGCTGCAGGGCATCGAGCGCCTGCGTGCCTCCATCAACACCTTGACCCGCATGCGCTATTGCGACATCCACGGGCGGATCGACTTCGAGAGCAAAGGGGTCCCGGGCACGCAGAAGCCGGGCATGTATCCCTGGTTCGAAGTGCCGGGTATGAAACGCCGCGAAACGCGCATCGTCTGCGGCCATTGGTCAGCCCTGGGACGCTTCGCCGGACTGGGCATCTATGCTATCGATACCGGTTGCGTATGGGGCGGCAAGCTCACCGCACTTCGGC
- the rsmA gene encoding 16S rRNA (adenine(1518)-N(6)/adenine(1519)-N(6))-dimethyltransferase RsmA, producing MNARPKKSFGQHFLHEKRYIERIVSSISPKPGDAVVEIGPGEGALTLPLLAAAGRMTAIELDTDLIPDLQARADAVGELRIVHSDVLKVDFTTLAHELGVERVRIAGNLPYYISSPILFHCVDHAAAIQDMHFMLQKEVVDRMAAEPGSKVYGRLSVMLQLACRVEPLFTVPPGAFRPPPKVDSAVVRLVPLTPEQRHGADPDRVHAIVKAAFAQRRKTLSNALRQLMDAQAIEAAGIDPKARAETLDPLDFVRLAKIAPAG from the coding sequence ATGAACGCACGTCCCAAGAAGAGCTTCGGCCAGCATTTCCTTCACGAGAAGCGCTATATCGAGCGCATCGTCAGTTCGATTTCGCCGAAACCCGGAGACGCGGTCGTCGAGATCGGCCCCGGCGAAGGCGCACTGACCCTTCCCCTGCTCGCCGCCGCCGGCCGCATGACGGCCATCGAGCTGGACACCGATCTCATTCCCGACCTGCAGGCGCGGGCCGACGCGGTCGGCGAGCTCCGCATCGTCCACTCGGATGTGCTGAAGGTTGATTTCACTACGCTGGCGCACGAACTCGGCGTCGAGCGCGTGCGCATCGCCGGCAATCTGCCCTACTACATCTCCAGCCCCATCCTGTTCCACTGCGTGGACCACGCTGCGGCCATCCAGGACATGCATTTCATGCTGCAGAAGGAAGTCGTGGACCGGATGGCCGCCGAACCGGGCAGCAAGGTGTATGGACGTCTATCCGTGATGCTGCAGCTGGCCTGCCGGGTGGAGCCGCTCTTCACCGTTCCACCCGGTGCATTCCGGCCGCCACCGAAGGTGGATTCGGCCGTGGTGCGCCTCGTTCCACTCACGCCCGAACAGCGGCACGGTGCCGATCCGGATCGCGTCCACGCCATCGTGAAGGCGGCCTTCGCGCAGCGGCGCAAGACGCTGAGCAACGCGTTGCGCCAACTGATGGACGCCCAGGCGATCGAAGCGGCGGGCATCGACCCCAAGGCTCGCGCGGAAACGCTGGATCCGCTGGACTTCGTCCGGCTCGCCAAGATCGCGCCGGCTGGCTGA